CTCTCTCTGCGGCCCCGATTGCAGGTGATGGAGCGGGACTTGCGCACCACCTTCCTGCCCCAGTTCCAGGCGTGTGTGCGCGCCGGCTCCTACAGCTTCATGTGCAGCTACAACAGGTACCGAGCACGGCAGGGACTGCGCAGGCTGGGCTGCCTGCAGGGTGGCCAGTGGCCAGCCGGGCGGGCTGCCCTATCCCCTCTCCCACAGGATCAATGGCGTTCCTGCCTGCGCCAACAAGAAGCTGCTGACGGACATCCTGCGCAATGAGTGGGGGTTTGAGGGCTACGTGGTGAGCGACGAGGGGGCCCTGGAGCTCATCATGCTGGGGCACCACTACACGCGCACCTTTCTGGAGACAGCAGTCGGTGAGCTGGTGGGATGGGTGCGGGGTCCCCGGGCACCACGCAGCTGTGACAGGGGGTTTCCCTTCTCTCCGGCACGGCAGCCTCGATGAATGCCGGCTGCAACCTGGAGCTCTCCTACGGCATGAGGAACAACGTCTTCATGCACATCCCCAAGGCTCTGGCCACGGGCAACATCACACTGCAGGTGAgttggggggagcggggctgggggcacggacagggagccggggctgcccccaCCAAGCACCCCTGAGGTTTGGGTGCCGGTTGGGGTCTTTGCAGATGCTGCGCGATCGGGTCCGGCCTCTCTTCTACACACGGATGCGGCTGGGGGAGTTCGACCCCCCGGCCATGAACCCCTACAGTGCCCTGGACCTGAGCGTGGTGCAGAGCCCTGAGCACCGCAACCTCTCCCTGGAAGCTGCTGTCAAGAGCTTCGTGCTGCTGAAGAACGTGCGGGGGACCCTGCCCCTCCGGGCCCGGGACCTGCCTGGCAAACGCCTGGCGGTGAGCACCGCAAACGGAGGCGGCAGGGGGACACGGTGACCCAGGGGCTGCTGGCTCCGTGCCCCATGCACACAGGTGTCCCCTCCTTTGGAGAGCCGCAGGCTGTGTGGCACAGGGCTGCCGGTGCCCACTGTcgcccctctgccctcccaggTGGTGGGTCCCTTCGCCGACAACCCCCGGGTGCTGTTTGGGGACtacgccccggtgccggagccacGGTACATCTACACTCCCCGGTGAGACAGCGCGATGCTGCCGTCCCTCCCCAGCCGTGGGCACTGCCCGGGGCTGCCACTGCAGCCGTTTGACCCTTCGCTGGGGGCCAGGGCAAGGGGGGGACGTCCCCAAGGCGCCCCGACCctggggcacagcagctcctgtgccCTTTGCTCTCCCCTGGCACAGGAGAGGGCTGGAGACGCTGCCGGCCAACGTCAGCTTCGCGGCGGGCTGCCAGGAGCCGCGGTGCCAGCAGTACTCGCAGGCGGAGGTGGTGGGTGCGGCGGGGGCAGCCGACGTGGTGGTGGTCTGCCTGGGGACAGGTAggtgggagcggggagggcgCTGGGTGGGCACAGCCTAGGGAGGGGGAGCCCCCCAGAGCCTGGGCAGCTGCGGGGGGGGAATGGGTCCCTATCGTCCCCCCGAGGCGGTCAGTGCCTCTACCGCATCCGTCTGCGGTGCCCAGGTGGGGTGTAAGGGGCTGTCCCTTGgctgtccccatgcagggacAGATCTGGAGACAGAGGCGAAGGACCGGAGGGACCTGTCCCTGCCAGGCcaccagctggagctgctgcaggacgCCGTGCAGGCGGGtaggggctctggggggctggctgtggggtCCTGTGGGGCGGGGGCAGCCCGGGGAGGGTGGTGATGGGCTGCAGTGCAGGGAGGGGAACCACAACCCCCCGAGGTGTTCCCCATCCATGGGGCACCCCAGAGCCGTCCGAGCAGCACTGTTGCGGGGCTCTTGGTGACAGCCATTTCCCTGCAGCCGCTGGGCGCCCTGTCATCCTGCTGCTGTTCAACGCGGGGCCCCTGGACGTGAGCTGGGCGCAGGCGCATGAGGGCGTGGGGGCCATCCTGGCATGCTTCTTCCCTGCCCAGGCCACTGGCCTCGCCATCGCCAAGGTCCTGCTGGGTGAGGTGGGGGCCAATCCGGCCGGCAGGCTACCAGCCACATGGCCCGCAGGCATGCACCAGGTAAGGCTGGGGCAGCTAGCAGCACCTGTAGCCCTCAGTGgccaggggagccatgggatgcaGGGCTGATGCTTTACTGTGCCCACCCAGCCTTGCCCCGCATCCCACAGGTGCCACCGATGGAGAACTACACCATGGAGGGGCGCACGTACCGGTACTATGGGCAGGAGGCCCCGCTCTACCCCTTCGGCTACGGGCTGTCCTACACCACCTTCCAGTACCGGGACCTGGTGCTGAGCCCCCCAGTGCTGCCCATCTGTGCCAACCTCTCCGTGTCTGTGGTGCTGGAGAACACGGGGCAGCGGGATGGCGAGGAGGTGAGCGCAGCCGCTCCGCACTGATGTGGCTGTACTGGGTACAGATACAGccggggggggcagctggggggtcCCATTGGCACTGACTCCCGTCCCTTCGGGCAGGTGGTGCAGCTGTACCTGCGGTGGGAGCAGTCGTCTGTGCCGGTGCCCCGCTGGCAGCTGGTGGCTTTCCGACGTGTGGCCGTGCCAGCCGGCCGGGAGACCAAGCTGTCCTTCCAGGTGGCGGCCGAGCAGCGTGCCGTCTGGGCACAGGACTGGCGCCTCGAGCCCGGCACCTTCACCCTCTTCGCCGGTGGGCAGCAGCCGGGCCAGCGGACGCGGGCGTCCTCGGAGGTGCTGAGCGCGCAGTTCACTGTCACTGGCGCAGCCCGGCCCCTGCGCGGGTGCTAGAGGTGGGGGTGACCGTGTGCCGCGGGGAGCGCGGTTGTCACACTCGCAATAAAGGGCCGGGTGCTGCTCCACGGCGGCTGCGTGGAGCCTCCCCTTGTGACCCCCcggcacagggctgggagcatccccgAAGCAGGATGGCAGTGTCCTTGCCCTGCCCAGGGCTTTCACCCTCCTCCCTGTACCCGTTCCCCCCCAGGGTGCCGCTgtagccccacaccctgcccgaGCCCCACACCAGCCGAGGGGCAGCGGCTGCCTGGACCCACATGTGCCCTGGCTGATGCACGCCTGTGCCTCCCGCTCTATTTATAGCTACCGGGGCCGATCCAACAAGTTCCCGTGCCGAGGGGTAGGGGTCCGGCAGCGCCGCCTTTGTTCCCAGCCTGGGGGGCTCCGGAGGGCAGGGGCTGGTCCCTCTCCTGCCCAGGCAGGATCCATCCCCAGGAGAGTGGCAGCCGTGCAGCCAGTGGCAGGGCCAGCACGGCGAGGAGGGGGCAGGACGCCAGCAGCGTGGTGGGGGCAGAGATGCAGCAGTTGTGAGCGGCCAAGCCCTGCACCAGCCAGAGGGACCgatccagccctgcagcagctcgggtgctgcggggcagggatgggacagggtcCAGCAGCGACGCTGGcagggggtgcggggagccggaGACAGGCAGGAGCTCCTTGGGACGGCGTTGGAGGACCAGGATCTCCTTCAGCCCCAGGGCCAGAGGCCAAGGTGGGGCTGGTAGGGAGCGCGTGGTGCTGCCCAGGCCTGACACCGTGACATCAGGGCCCTAATTACAGATGTGGCCTGGGATAATTACAGAGCAAGTGAGGGctgcggcagggcagggcagggctcaaCCCATCGCTGTCCCATTTGTCACCTGCACCCACAGGGGCTTGTCCTACAGCAGTGGGGCTTTGTGGCCAGCCACGATGCCAGCCCCGTGGCAAGATGCTCGGGGGCTGGTGGCTGCCTCAGcacactgctggggatgggcTGGTCCTGCACCCGTCTGCTCCAGGACAGGCTCCCTGCAGGCAGTGTCAGGGCGAGGTGCCGGGCCCACGGTGCTGTGGCTagaccccagccccctccccaggccggcCCGAGGGAGCCATGGCAGTGTTGCACCCTGCACCATAGGGCTGAGGAGCACGGGGAGCTCGGGCATGCAGCTGCTGGCACCAGGCGGCATGCTCGTCATGAGCTCATCGGATTTTCCATCAGCGCGGGGAGGGCGGCTGTTCCCAGCACCATGGGAACGAGAGGGCTGGACCCAGGAACCCCGACGCAGCGGGTCTCTGCCTGCAGCGGAGTGATCGATCCATGCTCTGCTTGTTGTATAAGCCCATCGActcaggctggcacggcagccaGGAGCCCTCTGCATCGCTGCCCATGCTGGGATTGCTGCCGGAGCACAGCCCCAGGCCCTGTACACCCGCCATTGCCCCTTCCACACCGTGCCCCCTGCTCCAGGCTGGTCCCATGCTGGGGAGAGCGACCCCGGGTACAGCTGGACCCGCAGCCCTGGGATGCTCGTCCGCTCTGGGTGATGCAGTGCCCACTGGGCACACCTTGCTCAccccaccaggacccccgggGCTGTGGCCCTGCCAGGCAAAGGGGCTTTGGAAGCCACTCGCCAGCACCCTCGGAGCAGGTCATGGggtggccccagccctgctctgccaggtCCCTTGTGTGCCATGGAAATGAGGGGCCGTTGGGCTGCCGCAGCCCCCTTGGAGTCTGGGCCATGCAGGCGTGTGAGCAGGGCtgttccccctccctgtcccGGGGCGTCCCCTGTGTTTGTGGGTTCACTGGGACATGCACCTGTGCCACTCGCACTCCTGTCCCCCGCCATGCCCCCGGGACTGTGCAGCTCCTGGAGCCGTGGCTCGGCCACGCAGCATTCCCCGTCAGGGAGTCAGCCGGCAGGTGAGGCTGCCAGGAGTTTCGGGGAAGCCTCTGCTCTGGCTGAGCCGGGCGAGCCGccggcgggcggtggggccgggggcCAGGGGCCGCGGGAAGGCGATGGCTCAGCCGCAGCGTGGGGCTCTGGGGCATTTGGGGCGGTTTGGGGCGTACAGCCACCCCTGCAGCGGCACAGAGAGGGGCCGCCCCGTCTGCTGGGGAGCTCTCCTGCCCGCTCCCTGTCCCCTGAGTCAGAGGAACACGCTTCCGGAGGACAGGGCTGGGATTTCAGGAAACCTGTTTGCCTGGTAGGCGAGGGAGGATGGGTGGCAGGGGATCTCCTGGCCCCGTGGTGATGTCATCCCCAAAACAGGCATCACTGATGGGCGCTGCCCACAGAAAACTGTATCTGTTCATCAGCACGTCCCCATGAACCCAGAGATAGGCACTTTGTGATGTCCTTGGGCCAGGCTGGTTGCGCAGCGGAGGGGGATGTGTCCCcggctcctgctggccctgcaaAGCCCAAAGCCGTGCTtctccccctgctgctgctgctgcccgcaCGTCCCCTGCCCTTGGATGTGCTGCCACAGTGGGCAGGCGCCCGTGCTGCTGCGTGGGGCAGGGACTGGGGCCGCTCTCCTGGCCCACCCCTGCTTCTTGCAAGGCCAAGAGGCGTTTCACCCCTGAGCGGAGCTGAGCCAAGGCCTCTGCTCCGTCCGGGGAGTGGGGGAGGCCTCTTCTTATCTGCCTGTTATCGAGGCAGGGTGGGATGTGTGATGGCGAAGCCCTCACCcccgggagcagggggtggcTGCTGGCGGTGACTAAGGCTCACGTGTGacggtggcggggcgggggggagaagcaGCTTCAAGGTCTCACGAGCAGCCAAGGTGGGGGTCCAGGACGGGAAATTGGCATCTCTTTGGGGTGCTGATCTGAGTGGTGCTGGCTGTGGCTCTGTCCACGGGGGAGTCAGGGGGTGTCTGCTGCAAGGGCAGCACTTTGCAGGTGACCATCATAAAACGTGGGGAGTAGGAAGGATGGGTGCGAGCCCCAAAATGTGGGAGAAGAAGGGCTGGAGATGGGCGAGTGCCCGAGCaaggctgggggatgctgggcagTGCAGGGGAAGCAGCAGGGCAGGCCTGAGGCCGGAGTGATGGCCGTggggtcccagccctggctgcgggaGGGCAGCCACGACCCCGGGGGTGGGAGACTTGCGGAGGggcgcagggccgggccgggggagagGCGACCCCGGGCAGAGCATCCCCGgcctgcccgctccccccccagcccggggccgcggggccgggcgggatgcgcggccggggccggggcggggagcgccgTGCGTCctcccccgccgggccggggggagcggggcggcgcggctcggcgcggctcggcacggcacggctcggccAGCCCTCTGCGCCTCCCCGACACGCCATGGAGAGGAGCCGCGCCGGGCGGgagccgcagccccagccccagccccagccggccCAGGGTAAGGCTCCGCGGCGAggaccggccccgctcccggctccggccccggcggGCGCCCAGGGCCTTTCCCGCACGGCGGGGCCGCGCCGGAGCCGAGGTGCAGAATGCGGCCATGGGGGaagcgggagcggggccgcggcggggagcggggtccgGGCGTGGGGGAGAGGGGTTCAGCCGTGGGGGGAGCGGGACCCCGCCGTGGGGATGCGGGACCCGGCCGTGGGCGATGCCGGCGGGGAtgccgcggcggccgggcccgggggatgcggcggggccgcccgcggAGCCGCTGGGGCGGCAGAGCTGGGGCGGGGGCCCAGGAAGGCGGTGGAGGAGCCCGGGGGGACGCGCTGCCGGGGCCGTGGGGGGGGTCTTCCCGGGAGGGACAAAGCCCCGGCACGGCCCCTCCATCTTGGGGTGGGACGGAGccgcgcagcccccggctccgccgccgccgggggggtgcgggggagcTGCCCTTGGGGAGCCctcccgggggcggccccgccatgcggggggggtccggggcggcggcgcctgcccctgccctgcctcttcctccccggCCGCTGGGCGATGCCGGCCgggccccgagccccccccccgccccaggtgccgctgccgggggtcccggcgggCAGGGCCCCGCTGCCGCGTGCGGTGCCGGGTCCCGGCGCGGCAGGCGGGGGGGGCTGCCTGCCAGGGATGGCGTGGGTGGCCCTGGGGTCCGCGCCCCGGTTGTGCGGAGGTCACGGCCCGTCCCGCTGCCTGCCGCCTCGGCCGGGGGCGAGCAGAGGCGGGGACCGGCGGGTCGAGGGGCGCCGGCGTTGCCCCCtcgccgcggggacggggggggatcCCAGCCCGGCCGgtcccggcgctgccccgggaTGAACTCTGCCGCCGGCTCTCGGCTCGGCAaaccggggcgggcggcggccggcggggccgagccgcgGGTTTGTTTTGGCTCTTCCCCGCAGGGCTCCAGCCAAGGGCTCCGTGGCCCCGCCGGGCCGCGCTCGGCGCGGGGCTGTGACTAAGcagcgcccggcggcggggccgcttCCCACcgatggaggaagaggagaggcggctcccctcccccccggccccgctgcccgccgtgATTCACCGCCCGGGCCCGGGCAGGCGGCGAGGGATGGCCGTCCGCTCCCGGCAACGCCGCCGTGCCGCTCGCCCTTTACCGGCGGCTCTCGAACACACCGGCCGCGCTGCCCGAACGGCGCGTCCTGCGCTGCGGACATATTGTCTGTGTCCCGCTCGCCGCCTCCGCAGCCATCCCTGCTGGGCCTGGCCTTCCCCCCCCCGATGCCCGAGGAGGgaggctgcctgctcccagccacgCTAGCCACGCTGGCCACTTCCGcggccggccgggcccccccACAGTCCCCCCGGGCCGTTCGGTTCCCCGGTGCGGGGAGGCATTTGCTGCTTTACGGCGAGCGGAGGATGGCGGTGGGGGAGTGCGTGTGGCTCTGCAGCATGTCCCACTCTGGGGAGCGTCCCCAGTCCTTCTCAGTTGGGAGACCCACATGGCCGGGTAGCCCAGGCTGCTCTGTCTCGCTGCCCAGCGTGGgtcagagcccccagcccccctccataTACCGTGTCCCGTCTGCCAGCGGGGCTGGGGTTGTACTCCAGGGACCAGGACCCACCATGGGGTGGGGGAGCCACTGGTGCTTGGGGGGACAGGAGCCCCGTGGAGGGCAGACAGGGCAGAACTCGGGCCAGCAGAGCCACATGGGTGGGATGCTGCCCCGCAGGCGGGCAGAGGGGCAAGGACCAaggtggggagcaggcaggggttcGTTCTTATCTGGATTTCCCCCGGCTTCTCgagcccttctccctcctgcatgCGGAGAGGGAGGGTGCAGGGCGAGCTGGTTGCCAGCCAGCGCCTGTGTTTGGGAGCAGGCAGCTCGGGAGCTCTCCCAGCGCGGggatgccagcagagctgctgctgcgaAACCGTCAGAGCAACGTGACGCGACGTGCGGAGTGGTGATGTGACAGTCCCGTGGTGCCATGTCCAAAATAGTTAGCGCAGCTCTTGCTGGTCGAAGGGCTctgagcagggacagcacaggcagcctgctgggagcagagccggATCCTGCACGGCCCCAGCCCTGGTAGGTGCCCGCATCCGCGTTGCAAGGCTCAGGACCCGTTTTTTggaggtgctgagcaccagcTCCCCAAGAGGCCGGATCCCAGCAGGTGCggagccccctgccctgcctttgAGCCAGGTTTCTGTTTTCCCAGCATGATGCCAGCAGACAGGTTTTCGGGAGCGTGGCTGGGGCGGCAGCCCTCGGCACTGGTGGCTCCGCACGGGTCACCCCAAGGACGAGGGCACCTCCTGTCGCCGCTGCTGGCGCTGCCCAGATGGATGGCAGGCAGGTGCTGCCGGCCCCTGCCCTCGGTCTGTTTGGGGCTGTGCCGTGACCGCAGCCAAACGGAAAGTTTgctgtgggggtgctggggcggTGCAGCAGCTCAGGCTCTTTCCTTCgcatgtattttaaatgctgGAAACCCCCCCGGCTCTGGCCCCGCTCTGTCCACGAGATCCCATCTCCCAAGTTCCTCTTGTTGCTCTCCAGCTTGGCACGTCACTGCCGGCTGGGTGCTGAGCCTCAGGAGCTCAGTGGCTTCTGCCGGGGGTCAGTGTGGTTCCCCCATggctgcccccttcccctccccctcccccgtcCCAGTGTCTTGGGAGAATATGGACCCTGGGAAGGGGGGCTGGTCCTCTGTGCTGGGGGGTGCTGGAGAGTGGGTGCAGCCCCCACTAAAgcagccctgccaggagcaggTGAAAAGGCAGCATGACCCCAGCCGGGTGGGCAATGCCTTGccattccctttcctcctgcctggCACCCACCAGGGGCATCCAGCTGTGCCCTCCCAGCTGCGCTCCTGCCTgtgcccctcctgccctgctgcggCCTGGCCCTAGAGGCTGTCCCCAAAGCGGGGCTGTGGGCAGCGCGTGGGGCACCTTGGGAAGATGCCTGACCTACCGTGACGCTGCCGGCTGTATTTCGCTGGCTCTGAGCCATCAGGGAGAGGAACCAGCCTCGGGCTACAGCACCTGTGCTGCCCGCGGCCAGGGTGGAggtggctgtgggcagcagctccatgggaccccccccacaggGGACAGGAGTGTCATTGCCATCAGTggcagtgacagagtggcactggccACCCCTGTGGTGTGGGGCTGTTGGTGCTTGCTTTGTGCATCGCCTGCATCTCCCTGCCCATGCGTGTGAGCCGGGGTGAGGGTGTGCGTCAGCGCTGCACCCACGGCCAGGAcgtgccggggctgtgccggggatgCTTGCTCACTGTCCCTGTCATCCAGGTGTCAGGGGTGCTGCAGCACGGGGGAATCCCAGGAGCTGGGTGGGACCGGGCAGGGCTCGGCTCCAAAGCACATCTGCGACGTGGCGAGGTGGGGTGGGAttgggggcagagctggggcttcgaGCATCCTCAGGGCTTTGAGCACTCCACGGCACTCCAGTGGCCTCGggcagctgctctccctgccgGACACCGGCACTCGCAGAGCAATcccagcctgggggctgcagctgcttCCCTGCTCAGCACTGGGTCCTGTTGGAGATGAGGAGAGGCCCCAGGGACCCATCCTTTCCGCTCTGGCACTGCCATCGAGGTGGGGGGAGGCAGCCGCAGCGGGAAGGGCACGAAGACACATTGGGTGCGTGAGTGTCCCCATGGGCTgcggggagcagccctgcagagccagcgGTGGCTCTCGGGGCTGAGATTCCCCTCAGGACCTTGTCCCTGGGCATCACAGGGACTTGTGCAATGGCCAGAGTGGCCGGGGTCCACCAGCCGGGTGCTATGACACCAGCCCCTTCAGgtggctttgcagcggccatcaacGGGCCCCCGCTGCACccgccagccctgctctcctctcctccccgggTGGGGGTGAGCCCTGTGCGACGCCCCTGTCCCCAAGTGGGGACCGCACGTGGAGCAGCCCATGGTGGGCCCTGGCCGTGCCGCAGAGCGGGAATGTGAGGATGCAGCAGACGGGGGGAGCTGAGGTTAAAGCGcagtgggtgcccccccccgccctcgtGGGAAGTGCCCCGTGGGGATGTGCGGCGGACGGTTAACGAGGGCTGCTCGCCTTCCGACCGGAGCACCCCGCGGGGCCGCAATGTGCTCTCGCTTCACGGCACAGGGGAATTTGCCTCTGCCtggctgagcatccccagccaTGTGCTGGCCACAGAGCAGCGCTgcaccgggcagggctgggctggaggtgctggtggggctCGGTGGCGCGGGCGCTGGTGCCACATGGATGCACGGGAGGAGCTGGGTGACACGGCATTGAGGGGCAGCACCTTGCCCCGTGGCCATGGCCCATggctgggcacagcaccatcccAGTGCCAACAGTGGGGCCAGAGCAATGCAGGCTcgcccgggctgggggctgcaggggagccgTGCCTGCATGTCTGGGGGGCCAGGGAGCTAATCCCCTGCGGAATGCCCCAGCCGGGGGAGAGGGGACGCCCGCGCCGCCTGGGAGCAGGCAGCATTGGGTTTCagggcagctgctgtgctggagcagcGACAGGGACAGATGGTGACAGGGCTGGCCCCAGCCATGCGCGGGGGTTTTGGCCATGcctggcagccctgccctggcccagggtgctgcCGTCCCTCCGGCTGGCGGCGCGGGATGGatcctgcccagggctgtgcccggggctcCGTGCCTAGCAGCACAGGGTGGGCAAGGAGGCACCTGccatccccagcacagctcctcgCGTGTCCGGGGCTGCGGGAGGTATTCCCATCTGCCTGGGGCTTTCAGCCTGGCCTTCAAGCTTTGACTCCGCTGGTGGCCCTGCGAGCAGTGCCTGGCTGTGCCACCGCAGCCCTCCTGGGGGGTCACCCCTCCCAGATGGGACATGCACAGTGCCACCACGGGTATTGTCCTCAGAGCCGGCTCCTGTGGAGCCGCCGAGCCTCTCTGCCTGTGGGTCCTGATCTGGGGCAGCCttggggggacggggtgggggatGCCCCCGGCTGCGGCCCTGGCACCTTCCCGGCCGCACATTAGACTGCTGGCTGCCTTGCAGGGTGCAGCgatggggatgtgggatgtgCAGGATCGGGGCCAGGGGATGGGCTGGCTTCCTGCGGCAGAAAATACCCGGAAGGCTGCACGGGTCGGCGGGGGGGCCATGGCTGGCTGTGTCCCCCGTGGAGCCCGGGAGGGGTGGACCCTGCTGACACCAGCCCTGGCCtgcaggggggctgcagcaggacccccagctcctccctgggcaggcgggtgctgctgtgggtgctgtgcCCCAGTGAGGGTGCTGGGGAGCCATGGGACCTGGGGTGCACCCATGCCTGCGGCACAGGGGGGGCTTGCGGtgccttccctggcagcctggggctgcccctgggctCGGACGGCTCCGGCGTGGGGTGGAGGAGCGGCGCCGGCTGTGTTTACAGAGCCCACACTTTGCCCCTCGCCGAAGATTGTGGAGAGCTCTGCAAACACGGCCCTCCCCGGTGCATGACATCACCCGCGGCGAGAGCCGCTCGCTGGGGCCGGTGGGTGCCGGTCACTGGTGTCCCTGCCGTGCCACGCTGCCGGAGCTGGGGCCACACGCTGCAGCGGTGCCAGCGGTGCTGGAGCTGGGTGCCCATGGCTCCCAGGGCAGGTCGGGCATCATTCCCGGGCACCTGCCCACGGCCTGGGGTCAGGGCTGTGATCCCGGCACGCGCCCAAAAGTGCATTGGCAAAGGGCTGGTTATCGGGGGACGGGGAGGGATCACCATGGGCGGTCCTGGCACATCCGCTTTTGCCAAGGGGACACGCTGTGGCTTTGCAGGGCGGCTGGCATCacctctccatccccagcaccgGGGCGTACAGCGGGTGCCCTTGGGGTCCCTGTCTCCCCTGGGGCTGGCCGGGACAGGGGCGCAATTCTCTGGGCTGCTCTGCTCAGGGTGTACAGAGCAGGCAGCGtgccccccgcctgccccacggTGGGGCAGCAAGTGGCTGGGCTCTatgcggggagggggctgcttgCTGGCGGCAGCGGCCTCGTGTGCATTCCTGGGCCATGAGTTCATGGCTGCGCGCGGGCCGGGCCGTGGCATGGCGCAGCGCTGGGGGACATGGGCCGGAGCGGTGACGTCAGGCCGCGGGGCCCGCGCCCatcctgcctccagccctgccaccagCGCCGGCGGAAGCGGCTCTGCATCCTCCGGGGAGAGCGGCGGGGAAGCGCGTGGGTCCCCGTGCCGGTGTGGGGTCTCTGTCCCCGCGGCcccccgcagcggggctggg
Above is a window of Chroicocephalus ridibundus chromosome 19, bChrRid1.1, whole genome shotgun sequence DNA encoding:
- the LOC134525194 gene encoding uncharacterized protein LOC134525194 isoform X2 yields the protein MPRRAAFPLARRSSAAPGAAVAGLAGLRAAAVLLCAALGAGTGRAQPFSFSFPFQDPALPWHRRLDDLLGRLSPAELVLQVARGGAMGNGPAPPVPRLGIAPYNWNTECLRGDAEAPGWATAFPQALGLAAAFSPELIYRVANATATEVRAKHNDFAATGRYGDHTGLSCFSPVLNIMRHPLWGRNQETYGEDPFLTGELARSFVQGLQGQHPRYIKASAGCKHFSVHGGPENIPVSRLSFDAKVMERDLRTTFLPQFQACVRAGSYSFMCSYNRINGVPACANKKLLTDILRNEWGFEGYVVSDEGALELIMLGHHYTRTFLETAVASMNAGCNLELSYGMRNNVFMHIPKALATGNITLQMLRDRVRPLFYTRMRLGEFDPPAMNPYSALDLSVVQSPEHRNLSLEAAVKSFVLLKNVRGTLPLRARDLPGKRLAVVGPFADNPRVLFGDYAPVPEPRRGLETLPANVSFAAGCQEPRCQQYSQAEVVGAAGAADVVVVCLGTGTDLETEAKDRRDLSLPGHQLELLQDAVQAAAGRPVILLLFNAGPLDVSWAQAHEGVGAILACFFPAQATGLAIAKVLLGEVGANPAGRLPATWPAGMHQVPPMENYTMEGRTYRYYGQEAPLYPFGYGLSYTTFQYRDLVLSPPVLPICANLSVSVVLENTGQRDGEEVVQLYLRWEQSSVPVPRWQLVAFRRVAVPAGRETKLSFQVAAEQRAVWAQDWRLEPGTFTLFAGGQQPGQRTRASSEVLSAQFTVTGAARPLRGC
- the LOC134525194 gene encoding uncharacterized protein LOC134525194 isoform X1; translation: MPRRAAFPLARRSSAAPGAAVAGLAGLRAAAVLLCAALGAGTGRAQPFSFSFPFQDPALPWHRRLDDLLGRLSPAELVLQVARGGAMGNGPAPPVPRLGIAPYNWNTECLRGDAEAPGWATAFPQALGLAAAFSPELIYRVANATATEVRAKHNDFAATGRYGDHTGLSCFSPVLNIMRHPLWGRNQETYGEDPFLTGELARSFVQGLQGQHPRYIKASAGCKHFSVHGGPENIPVSRLSFDAKVMERDLRTTFLPQFQACVRAGSYSFMCSYNRINGVPACANKKLLTDILRNEWGFEGYVVSDEGALELIMLGHHYTRTFLETAVASMNAGCNLELSYGMRNNVFMHIPKALATGNITLQMLRDRVRPLFYTRMRLGEFDPPAMNPYSALDLSVVQSPEHRNLSLEAAVKSFVLLKNVRGTLPLRARDLPGKRLAVVGPFADNPRVLFGDYAPVPEPRYIYTPRRGLETLPANVSFAAGCQEPRCQQYSQAEVVGAAGAADVVVVCLGTGTDLETEAKDRRDLSLPGHQLELLQDAVQAAAGRPVILLLFNAGPLDVSWAQAHEGVGAILACFFPAQATGLAIAKVLLGEVGANPAGRLPATWPAGMHQVPPMENYTMEGRTYRYYGQEAPLYPFGYGLSYTTFQYRDLVLSPPVLPICANLSVSVVLENTGQRDGEEVVQLYLRWEQSSVPVPRWQLVAFRRVAVPAGRETKLSFQVAAEQRAVWAQDWRLEPGTFTLFAGGQQPGQRTRASSEVLSAQFTVTGAARPLRGC